The sequence TTGATACAATGCCGGGGATCCATTTCCCCCTCAAAAAACACCTCCGTGCCGGGAGAGCACATATTGCCGGTGGGCCTTTCCACACCAGCTTCGGCTTCAGCCAGCATTTGATACTCCACCGAAATGGGCCAGTCCTGTTCTTTTAAAATGCTTTCGGGTGATTGGGAATGAAACATGATCCCGCTATTTCTATACGTATAACTCGGCGCATCTTCCAACCACTCATCCGTAAAGCGGTATTCCCATTTTAAGTGAAAAGTGGAAAAGGATTTCTCGTAAAAAAGGTGTCCATATCGTTCATCAAAGCCCTCATCATAGCCATCATAACTGACCAATATGGTTTCATCCTGCACCCGGAAGGTGTTTCGATAATTTTCTCCGGTTTCATGGTGATGGATTTTGGGAACCCAACCGTCAAGGTTTTGCCCGTTAAAAAGGGACTGCCACTCTGGGGCGGCTGTTTTGTCTGATTTTTCTTTGGACGAAGAGCAGGCCATCCCGCAGATCAAAATGGCAGTAACCACTGCCAAAACGCTAGATTTCATGAGTTTCCGGTTTTGTTATCCCGTCTAAAATAGGCCATTACGAGTTAATAGAAAAATTGGCCGCTTGGTTATCGGTCAAAATTAACCCCAAGCGACCAACTTAAACCCCAAAATTTTTAGTAACCTTCGTTTTGAGTCAGCACAGCATCCTTGTTCAAATCGATTTCTGTCTGTGGGATCGGCATCAGCAGATGGTCTCCATTAAGTCCATTTGTAGTTTCCAATGCTCCACCTGCGAGCGGCTGGTCACCGGTAAGCCTTTTGGCCCGCTCCACCAATGTACCGGTACGCACGAGTGTCTTTCGTCGGTTTTCCTCCGCCAAAAGCTCTCTGACCCTTTCGTCCAAAATAAAATCAAGATCGATGTCCGATGCACTGACCATGCTGGCATGGGCCCTGTCCCGCAACACATTGATATCGGCTGCAGCACCGTCCAGGTTGCCTTGCTTCATTCTCGCTTCTGCCCGCAGGAGGTATGTTTCACCGAGACGCATCAGGATAAAATCCTTCCACATTCCCCAGCCAAAATTGTCACGTGGATCATATTGTCCCCACTTGAGGGTATAAGGCACGTATTTGTATATGGTATCCGCTGCAAATATTTTGACGGAAGAGCCATCGCTCAGTGTAAATTCCGCATCTTCCCCATAAGGCACTGCTTGGCCACGAATGGCATCATACCTCTCATCCGGATGGTTAAAATACAAGGTACGCTTAAGGCTGAATTTGGAATTTCGCATATCACTCTCTTCATAGAGGTCATAAACCACCCAGTTATTAAGCCTCATTCGGGCAATTCCCCGTCCCCCAGTAGAGTCAGAAGGATGCATTCCCGGCAGATCATGGTAAGACGCCACCCAAACCCGACGTTGCTGAGGAGCACCTGAGCTTCCGCCCGTTACATCGGCAGGGTTTTCTGCTTCCAATACCCAGATGCCCTCGGTGTTGCCTTGGCTCCTGCGTTGGTTACCATACAGGAACATATCCGAAAAAGCATCTCCGGGATCATTGGCACGGACACCGTATCGCTCTCTTACCAAGCTCAGCCGGCCACCGTTAATGATTTCAGTACATTGGGCTTCTGCCTTGGCATCTTCTCCCATCCTCAGGTATA comes from Echinicola vietnamensis DSM 17526 and encodes:
- a CDS encoding 3-keto-disaccharide hydrolase; translation: MKSSVLAVVTAILICGMACSSSKEKSDKTAAPEWQSLFNGQNLDGWVPKIHHHETGENYRNTFRVQDETILVSYDGYDEGFDERYGHLFYEKSFSTFHLKWEYRFTDEWLEDAPSYTYRNSGIMFHSQSPESILKEQDWPISVEYQMLAEAEAGVERPTGNMCSPGTEVFFEGEMDPRHCINSTSATYLWDEWVKADLIVFEDSLVIHMVNGDTVLRYTKPQIGGEVAHGFDPAVKVDGKLLKEGYIGLQSEGQGVLFRNIQIKDLSAD
- a CDS encoding RagB/SusD family nutrient uptake outer membrane protein; amino-acid sequence: MKKHIKLFFSGLCMMGVLSGCGEDFLDEEVLDSYAPEVLKDELGFEAAIIGLHYQYGTMFTTTDDQTIRGVWQLGTDIAWAPAGRSNGDARPHFDYAVLNSTDGAARKIWGSYYRLINNANILIQSTSGGPVAGVTEEEMAVFRAEGKFFRAIAYHNLVTHFGDVPLLTEPLSAPKTDFVRTPVAEVDNIIEEDLLEAVEFLPNIGDAPADGRANKEMARQLLAEVYLRMGEDAKAEAQCTEIINGGRLSLVRERYGVRANDPGDAFSDMFLYGNQRRSQGNTEGIWVLEAENPADVTGGSSGAPQQRRVWVASYHDLPGMHPSDSTGGRGIARMRLNNWVVYDLYEESDMRNSKFSLKRTLYFNHPDERYDAIRGQAVPYGEDAEFTLSDGSSVKIFAADTIYKYVPYTLKWGQYDPRDNFGWGMWKDFILMRLGETYLLRAEARMKQGNLDGAAADINVLRDRAHASMVSASDIDLDFILDERVRELLAEENRRKTLVRTGTLVERAKRLTGDQPLAGGALETTNGLNGDHLLMPIPQTEIDLNKDAVLTQNEGY